Below is a genomic region from Bacteroidales bacterium.
GATCAGCATTGAAGGAAATATCTACCTGCAGAAATTGGGAGTGACAAACAGCAAATCTGAGGTGATTCCAAGTATGCAGGATAAATTCAGGCAGATCAGTAAGTATATTGAGCTGGTAGAAAATTTGCTTGGAAATGAAAATTCCGATGAGCCATTCAGGGTTTCTGACATGGGTTCAGGAAAAGGATATCTCACTTTCAGCCTTTATGACCACCTGGCGAACAACCGGAAAATGAAAGTTGAGCTCACCGGAATTGAACTTCGGGAAGAGCTTGTAATAAACTGCAACAGGATTGCCCGTGAAGCTGGATTTGATCACCTTCATTTCCTCAAAAGTTCGATCAACGAGTTTGACGCTACAGGCACCAATTTGCTGATTGCTCTTCACGCCTGCAACACAGCAACCGATGATGCAATTTTTGCCGGAATCAAAGCTGAAGCAAAATATATTGTAGTTGCCCCTTGCTGCCATAAACAGGTAAGAAAAGCAATGCAGCCTCCCGACAATCTCAAGCCAATGCTCAGGCATGGCATTTTTGCCGAACGTCAGGCTGAACTGATTACTGATGCCATCAGAGCGCTTATTTTGGAAAAATATGGTTACCAAACCCGGGTATTTGAATTTATTGATACCGAACATACACCAAAAAATGTGATGATTGTTGGGGTTAAAAAAGCCAAAATAGTTAATAAAACCATGATTTCTGAGCAGATTCATGAAATCAAGAAATTGTACGGAATTGAATTTCATTACCTTGAAGACCTATTAACGGGTTATGAACAAATTGTTAAATAAGTTTTACGGTAATATCTTCCAGATGCTATGCCTCTGCCAGTTTACATAAGAAGTCAACATATGTTGATAAAACATGTTGACAAACCGTGTAAATCTAAAAAAGAAAATGCTTGACTTCGGGTACATTGTGATATTATCTTTGTCGCACCAGATGAGAGATAAAAGGCTCAGCTTGGATCGCCGGAGACCGGAAGTGAGAATGCCGGAAACGACATTTAAAATAACGGTTTGGGTGAGCAGCGGTGAAAAGCATTAGGTTGTCTAGCCAACGTAAGCCAGTTCTTTATTCGTTTGACCACACGATGAATACTCTCTTCGGAGAGTTGGCCGGATATCCTCCGGTAGTTTTGCAAAAAGCTTCATCGGTAGGCAAAATCAACGCCAGGAAAGCTCCCCGTGAGACAACCGGCGATGATTATGCGACAAGAACCAGGATATCGGAATCCACAATATCGTAAGACGTTGAAAATTCTGATTCAGGGTTGCATTACCAGTCTTCACGGAGACCATGTGTTTTGCAACTCGCGGGAAAAGCAGCGGTTCACAGCGGGAAAACCGGCAACGGCCAACCAAAAGGAACCAGGTTCAAGAACGACGGACCGCAAGGGAAGTCGGAACAGAACGGCCAAAATAACTGTAATCTGGCACGGAACAATCACCACGGTGATTGCAAAGTGAGCGGGAACGAAATCGTAAAGATCTCGTTCCCGTTTTGTTTTCTGTGGTATACAAACGTTTTATGTCATTACCCTTATCTTTTAATCTCATCAGCAATACGGTAGTCAGAATGCTCAATCTGTAAGTATCAGCAGCAAATCAATTACCTTTGCAAAAAAAATTAGCGATGACTTTAGATGTTGGTGTCTATTCCGAAATCGGTGACCTGGAAGCAGTAATCATCCACACGCCCGGGAGTGAGGTGGAAAACATGACCCCTGAAGATGCTGAACGTGCACTTTACAGTGATATTCTAAATCTCTCGGTTTTAAAACAGGAATTTCTGCAGTTCAGCGGCGTACTTAATAAAGTTGCAACAGTTTATGAAGTAAAAGAACTACTGGCACAGACCCTGAAGAACGAAAAAGTGCGTAATGACCTTATTTCGAGGGTTTGCGCGCCATGCTTAGACCCAAGGACGCTTGAGGATTTACATGTATCAGACTCGAAAGAATTGGCCAAGGCGCTTATTGAAGGCGTACCTCAGAAACGAGACAGCCTTTCACGCTACCTGAGCCCTCAGCGCTTTGCCATCAGGCCTTTGCATAATTTCTTTTTTACCCGCGATGGTGCTGCTACAGTTTTTGACAAAGTCCTCATTGCAAGCACTGCGAGCAAAGTTCGGGAGCGCGAAGCGCATATTATGGAGGCCATTTTTGATTATCACCCATTGTTTAATACCAGTACTTTTGGGGCAAAAGCAGACCGGAAGTTAAGCGAAAAAGTAAGTATTGAAGGAGGCGATATACTTATTGCACGCGACGACCTGCTGCTTACAGGCCTTAGTTCACGTACCACAGCCGAAGGTGTCGATATCATCGTGGACAAACTGAGGGAACGCGGTGGTAAATTCCATATTATTGCACAGGAATTGCCATCAGAACGCGAATCGTTCATCCATCTTGATATGGTCTTTACTTTTTTGAGCACTAATGAATGTATGGTATTCGAGCCGGTGGTGATGCAACCCAACAGGTATAAAACCATTCATATCGAGATTGATAACAATAGAGTGATGATTAACGAAGAAAAAAATATTCTTGAAGCACTCACAAAACAGGGCTTTGACATGAAACCCATTTCGTGCGGAGGTAAAGCCGACTTGTGGATACAGGAGCGCGAACAATGGCACAGCGGCGCCAACTTTTTCGCACTGGGCCCTGGTAAAGTGATGGGTTACAGCCGAAATGTCTATACTTTAGAAGAAATGAATAAAAATGGCTATGAAATTATACCAGCAAAGGATGTGATTAAAAACAAAGTCAACCTTGATGACCATCAAAAATATGTAGTGACCATCGATGGCTCAGAACTTTCGCGCGGTGGAGGAGGTGCAAGGTGCATGACCATGCCGGTAAAGAGGAAAGCCGTAAATTGGAAATAACAGGGAAACATACACGCATTCAATGGAAATAATTGATCTGTCCCACCTCATGGAAAACGGGATGCCCGCCTATCCGGGTGAAGAGTCTCCGGTGTTCGGATTTAAAAATACGCATAAGGAAAGTGGTTATCAGGTGATTCGTTTTACATCACTCACCCATTCAGGCACCCATCTTGATACACCTGCACACTTTTTTTCCGGGGGATTGACCATTGACAAAATGCCGGTTAATCATTTTGCAGGGAAAGGCGTAGTAATTGACTGTTCCTCATTTGGCCAGAAAGCAGTGATACCTGCTCTCCATCTCCAATCTTTTAATAACGAGTTACTCACGGCTGAGTTTGCCCTGATTTACACCGGTTGGGATAAATTCTGGAAAACAGATCAATATTATGTCGATTTTCCGGTGTTATCGGTCGATGCAGCGATTTTCCTTTCCGGTTTCAACCTGAAAGGCATCGGCGTTGATGTTCCTTCGATTGATCCGGTGGCGTCTCCTGATTATCCGAATCACAACCTGATACTTGGCAAAGGATTGATTATCATCGAGAACCTGACAAAACTTCACCATCTTTCAGACCGGAATTTCTATTTTTCTGCATTGCCTTTAAAGATTAAAAATGGGGATGGATGTCCTGTGAGGGCAGTGGGAATAACTGACATACCGGGGTTTTAAAACAGTTGAGGGGTTGATATCAGAAAATCCTGAAAATTTACAAACAAAAAGCGGTGAAACAGGTTATTATGTGCTGACAAACAATATTCATTTTTTTGAATGACCACATTGGATTTTACCGGGAAAACAAAACTTAACTTAAAGCGG
It encodes:
- a CDS encoding SAM-dependent methyltransferase → MSQIDSISGFFEILQRSLDEGTFIKMTLGKSLKKDSGLKNVYFRIVEIKGRDLLSFVYRYQTKDITKNFNFGEAIDQLKEMIGIEFLHVSLFTQTNDVQLLINKKRVPKLLLSKPTQSLLQDLTHDRQKARLISIEGNIYLQKLGVTNSKSEVIPSMQDKFRQISKYIELVENLLGNENSDEPFRVSDMGSGKGYLTFSLYDHLANNRKMKVELTGIELREELVINCNRIAREAGFDHLHFLKSSINEFDATGTNLLIALHACNTATDDAIFAGIKAEAKYIVVAPCCHKQVRKAMQPPDNLKPMLRHGIFAERQAELITDAIRALILEKYGYQTRVFEFIDTEHTPKNVMIVGVKKAKIVNKTMISEQIHEIKKLYGIEFHYLEDLLTGYEQIVK
- a CDS encoding arginine deiminase; amino-acid sequence: MTLDVGVYSEIGDLEAVIIHTPGSEVENMTPEDAERALYSDILNLSVLKQEFLQFSGVLNKVATVYEVKELLAQTLKNEKVRNDLISRVCAPCLDPRTLEDLHVSDSKELAKALIEGVPQKRDSLSRYLSPQRFAIRPLHNFFFTRDGAATVFDKVLIASTASKVREREAHIMEAIFDYHPLFNTSTFGAKADRKLSEKVSIEGGDILIARDDLLLTGLSSRTTAEGVDIIVDKLRERGGKFHIIAQELPSERESFIHLDMVFTFLSTNECMVFEPVVMQPNRYKTIHIEIDNNRVMINEEKNILEALTKQGFDMKPISCGGKADLWIQEREQWHSGANFFALGPGKVMGYSRNVYTLEEMNKNGYEIIPAKDVIKNKVNLDDHQKYVVTIDGSELSRGGGGARCMTMPVKRKAVNWK
- a CDS encoding cyclase family protein, yielding MEIIDLSHLMENGMPAYPGEESPVFGFKNTHKESGYQVIRFTSLTHSGTHLDTPAHFFSGGLTIDKMPVNHFAGKGVVIDCSSFGQKAVIPALHLQSFNNELLTAEFALIYTGWDKFWKTDQYYVDFPVLSVDAAIFLSGFNLKGIGVDVPSIDPVASPDYPNHNLILGKGLIIIENLTKLHHLSDRNFYFSALPLKIKNGDGCPVRAVGITDIPGF